The Prionailurus viverrinus isolate Anna chromosome C1, UM_Priviv_1.0, whole genome shotgun sequence DNA window CCCCATAAGGAGGAGAGTGTGCGGTTTTTCTGAGTTCCTCCTGTCATTGTATTTCCAGATCTGTTCACAAGTGCCCACAAGGACTGCCCCATGCCCCAGGGCACGGGTCCTCTGAACCCAGACTTGCCCTCCAGCCATCCCCCTGCTGTTGCTCCAGACCATGTCACTGGCAAGGTAACTGGTCACCCTTCATCCCCACCTATGCCCTGGTTCCCAGAGTGTCCCCTACAGCTCCCCACGGGGAGCTGAAACCTTTCCAATCTTCCCTTCCTGCCGCACTTGGCTACTTCCTGTGGGATCAGAGCCCCCAAGGTTTGGTACTCAGTTGAATGAAGGTCTGGGTCACCCTGGGCATCCAGGACCTGGACCTGGGTTGTTTAGAAAAGAGAGTCCTGCCTTGGAGATTTTCCCACCCAAATGAACTCAGTCTTGCAGATaacaagtcccccccccccccccccccaaccagcccACCAGCCCTTAGCAGCCTGCATTGCCCTCTGGAGGGTAGagtgccattctttttttttctttttctttaagtttatttaagtaatctctgcatccaacgtggggctcgaactcacaaccctgagatcaagagctgggtgctgggtgactgagccagccaagcgcccccaAGAAGTGGCATTCTTAGTCCGGATGCATTAGGAAGAGCTTGCTGGGGCTCTCAAATCGTGCTGCATaatttccacccccaccccagaggtcGTGGCTTGGACCTACCTGttgatataattattataatatatatatttttagcgCATACGCATGCTAAGTGTCATGCTGGGCACTTTGCATCGTGTCATTTGCCTCACGACAACCCGTGAGGTAAATGGTAGTATCACccctttacagaggaagaaactgacgTTCTGGGATGTTAAGGCATTCGGCTAAGCGCTCCCGGGTGCAAAGTGCAGAGTCAAAACTCGGACCCCGGTCGGACCTATGTCCTGCACTCGCTGCCTTGCTGGCAGAGCCGCCAttgcctgccccccgccccccgtcttTCCCCGCACGGCAAGGGAAGGCAGGGCACGACCTCGGAATACCAGAAGGCCGACCGACGCCACCGCCCCGGGCTCCAGGACCCGTGCCTTCTGctgactgtgtgccaggccctgcctgACCCTCTTTCTCCTCTCGTTTTAGGACAAACAGATGGATTTCTGTTGGGATCCTTGGCAGGTCAGTGCGTTTGCCCTTCCCCCGGTCCAGCCAGCCGCGGCTGACACCGGTGCCCCTCACTGTGCAGTGCCCAGCCTGAACGCCCAGTCCTGccggccctgggggaggggggccctgaCGAGAACAGCGGGGTGGGATGGCCCTGTGGGGGAGGGCACAATCGCTCAGGGAGGATGCCTCGTGGGgatggaagtggggaggggggtgccctCTGGCAGGTGCAGGGGGGATGTCATCTGACACCTCTCTTCCCCGCAGAGGTGCTTGCAGACCACCAACGGCTACCTGTCTGATTCCAGGTCCTGCTCCAGCAACTACAATGTGGCGGCTCTAGCCACCTCGTCCCTTGTGGGTAGGCCCCGACTGCCCTCTCCTGCCCTGGAGTTAGCATGTCCCCCACCCCTGGACACTAGCCGTGGGGAGGCCAGAGCTGGGCCGCAGGGGGAAGGATCGCAGCCCTGCCCGAGTCACCATTTTCCAGATGCCACGCTCCGGGCCGGGTTCGGCCAGGGATGGTGACTTGGTGCTCCtgacccacccccccaccccccggccggGTTAAGTTGTTGGGGTCTCCCCGAAGCCCTGAGGAGCTGGCCCCGAGTCTTCAGATCTCTTCAGCAGATGCAGTCTGCCCATCACTCCCCCTTGGGTCGGGTTCCCTAGAAGCAGAGCCCCGGACGAGGATTGTGCGAGTGCTTTATTGAGGGGTAGTTCTGGAGGGCAGTGTGTAGGAGTGAGGGCAgcagggccaggggagggagCCCAGCAAAGAGGGGCCGCATGAGAAACCGTCCTCGGCCTGATACCCCCGGGGAGCTCAGGAGTACGGACAGACGGAACCACTCCCGGTGCTGGCGGATGCTTGGATATTACTGCCCCCCGTTGGTCCCTTGTTGCCCCTGGGAAGGCTCTCCAGCCTCCGGGGCGGCTCCACTCCTTTCAGCCAAGGGCAGGCTCTGGGGAGGGCTGCAGGCGGGAGGCAGTGGCAGCGGGGAGGTGGGCGCACAGGCCAGCACGGGGTCTGCCGCGCAGGTGGCCCAGAGCACACCTTCTGGGCCGTTCTCAGCGGGCCAGCCTCTTTGCTCACAGGTCTGTCCCATGTACCTCAGGCTCACGTCTCCGTAAATCCCTCACGGCCCTCACGGCCCTCCTTCCGTTTGCCTGGACGCTTTGCCACCTGAAACCCCTTCCCTCTGCAGGGGCCCTGCGGGGGTCTCTCGAACCACCTCCTGCAAAGACCTTCGCCGGTTGCCCGCACATCTAgcttggggaggggggctccGCCTCCTTCCTCGCCTCCGTCCTCCCCATTTTCTCAGTCTTATGGCTCTGGTTTCCTTGGTGGATACCCCGTCTTGCTTAAATATTGCTGTTCCTTGCGTCTTGGCTCTGAGACCCCAGTGACTGTGTGCTCAGCCTTGGTTCAGAGAGATGCCGAATCATGCCTGACAGCCCTTTCTGTCAACTTCCACATCCAGCCAGTCTCCTCCTGAGAACCCCTCGGgccacccacacccccccccccaacaatgcCCAGCCCCTGTCCTGTCTCTTGCTTCCCTTCAGTGGTATCTGACAGAGCCTCATCTCCACCCTTGGCCCCTTCCCTAACTAGGATGCTCCTCCTAAACAGCAGATCTAACCTATCACTCTCCTGCTCATTACCCTGCTGTGGCTCCCCATTGCTAGAAGGAAAACGTCAGAGTCCTTAGTCTAGCCCCTGAGGGGCTCTCCAGCCTCTTCCAGTCTTAGTGTTGCCCCCACGTCTCACCCCTGGTAATCCTGGAATCATGCCAGATTCTTCGATGCCTTCCTTCTCATCTCATCTCTGAAATAGCCTCCAGTCTTGCCTTCTTCTGTCCAATGCACCTACAAACCTACCAACCTACCTGTAAAGCTCAGACCCCAgtccacctcttccaggaagcctacCTGGTATACGGCACCCCACGCAGGTCTCCCCTTCAGCAGAGCTGGCACTGGGCTTGGCACAGGGGATGCTCTCTCAGCACTTATTAATTAATGCATAAAGGGAGAGGACCAAGTGGATCTCGAGTGGATCTTTGGGTGGATCTTCTGGGGCAGAAGGGTCTAAACCTGGTCAAAGGGAATGAGGGGTGTGGCAGGTCTGGGGAGGAAGCACCAAGTGGAGGGGAATATTGCCTGAAAGCAGGatgctggtggggggggggcagtgcatGGGACCTCCACATGAGTGGGGAGCATCTAAGTGAGGTGGGGGGCCTTGGGGCTTGGGGCCCGTGGGGTACAGAGTGGGCACGGGCATTGGCTGGGCAGGGGGACTTGCACAGATAGATACAGGGCTTTGTGGGTATGAGGCTGTGAGGACGCGGGGCGCTGGGTGAGTACACAGCGATGAATGATTGTAGGGCATAGGTCACTGGGTGGGCCTGAGGCACTGGGGGGGCCTGGGGTAGCGGGGGTAGGGCCCTGAGCTGGGTTCTGTGTCAGAGCGGTCACCCAGCTGCCCTCCATGCCCCCAGGGGTGGTGCAGAGCATCAAGGACCACATCACGAAGCCCACGGCCATGGCGCGTGGCCGCGTGGCTCACCTCATCGAGTGGAAGGGCTGGCGTGCCCAGCGGTCGGGCTGGGAGCCATCCCCGGCTGAGGATGAGCATTACTGTTGCCTGCCAGACGAGCTGCGGGAGGCCCGCTTTGCTGCAGGtcagaggtggggggcgggggggcatgGGGACGGGACCGTAGGGTCTCTGGTCCTTAGGGGACCGAGGGTCACCACCTGGGCAGTGTCTAggcagggcaaaaaaaaaatgccaggggGTGGACGGGGCATCAGGTGGGCGCTCTGATCACCGGGGCCTGGATGGACAGCCAGCTCGCTGCAGAGTGCCAATGTGGCCTGGCACCAAGGCCCTGCCCCCATCTTCTGCCCTGTCCCTGCTGAGCTGAGTCCCgctgtcctccccctcccccaggggtcGCCGAACAGTTTGCCATCACAGAGGCCACACTGAGCGCCTGGTCCTCTCTGGACAATGAGGAACTTCACCCCGAGAACAGCCCTCAGGACGTCGTCCAGCTACAGGGTACCCCCTGGGCCGGcgctggggcggggcgggcggaGCAGAGCAGGGCCTGGCCGCCTGCCCTGCCAACCAAATGCACTGTGACCTCGgacaaccccccgcccccctctcctcAGCCTTGGTTTCTGCATCTGTCCAATGGGGCTGGGGATCCTTGCCCTGCCCACTGCCCAAGGAGAGCTCTAAGGGTAAAGGAGAgaagaataatagtaataatgcaTCGTGGGGATTGAGTGATTACTGTGTTAAGTGCGTATTGTATTATCTCACTTCATCCTCACGACACCTCTACGCAATAGGTCCTGTTATTGTCTCAGGGAAACCGAGGCACCAGGAAACTTGCCCTAGGTTACACAGCTAGAGGCATCAGAGCCAGGACAACCAACCAGTCTTCTAGAACCCCAGGTCACCCCCAGTTACTGCTTCAGCAGGGCTTGGTCCTGGGTGAAGCCTGCATACGAGCTACTTCATGTAATCCTTCCTCTGACAgcgaggggagggaagggaacgGAGGCCGGGGAAGAGCACTGTCCCAGTTTTCAGAGCGCAGGATGCAGATTCGAGTCCAGGCAGCACGGCCTGCTTTTAACTCCTCCACCACCCCTGGAGCCCCCAGGGAGAAacaggggctcagagaggttcagtgacttgcccaaggtcacgcagctcaGCAGTGACAAAACACTGGCCTTCACCTTCCCTCACACACcaggagagggtgaggagggggtCCGGGACTCCATTCCTcatgcctcctccccctcctgttGGTTTTCCAGACCTAGAGAACCTCTACCTTCAGGACAGTCTTCTGAGCGGCCCCTCCCAGGACGACAGTCTTCtggccttctcttcccctggcCTCTCCCCCGATGGCTGGCCCTCACCCGATGAGCCCCCCATCACAGCTGCcgacccccagccccccagccccgaACAGCAGCATCGGAGGCGGCTGCCTAGGGGCCCGGGGCCTGAGGGTGGGGCCCACCtgcagggctccctcccctcggTGGACAGCATCTCCCTCtcggaggaggaggacgaggtgTTCTACAACTGAGGTGGGGGCTACATGGCTCAGAGCCTCCTCATACTGTGACCTTGCCTGGGGGGCAGCCCGGGCACATCAGGACGTCGGGGTCCGGGCTGGGCGGCTCTTGACCCTCACCCTCAGGGCAGGCAGAGGGTGGGTGCAGAAGGGATGGGGGGGGGTCAGCACTCCTTGTGGACCACTCTGTGCCTCCGTGGACCTGCCCCAGCAGCGGGAGCCATAatcccccttctcccttctttacTTGGCTCAGGGGGGCACCTTCCCCCGCAGGGTTTCTGTCATCAGTGGGCTCAAGGACTCTCAGCAGACACCAGGGCAAGCTGCCCAGAGGACCCTGCAGCTGGGCCCCCAGGCAGACGCAGAAGGGCCTAGGAAACCCACTCGGAGTGGGACCTGGGGCCCCTGCCCTGACCCCGGGGCTcagtccttccccctccctctgtgtTCGTGCCCCCCCTCCCTCAGAGGTGGGACAGCCTCTCTGGTAGCTAAGTGTCTGTTCCTCAGCTCCCTTCTTGAGAATCTCTGTCTCTGGAGGGTCTGTTCATCCCTCACTCTCTGAACCTACTCCCTGGTGCCCCTACCCCCTTCCCTGCACCCTGGAAGGTTCTCTGCAGACATTAAAGTGGTGGATTCACCCAATGAACTTGGCCTGGTCTCTGGGGGAAGGTGTGTCCTTGGGCCCCTGGGATAAGGGGGTTTTAGAGGGACTTGGGGAGGGCCCtatgccccgcccctcccccccgccccccaacaggTGGTTCACCCACTGCCAGCCGGCCCGGAGAGGCCCCACAGGAGATGCCCAAGATTCTGCGGAGCACACAGGAGCCACACCCAGGGACGCTGCTTCATCAGCCCAGGCTCAGCCAAGGAGgaagctggggctggggtgagggtaGCTGGACCACAGGGTTCTTCTTATTCGTGAGGACAAGCGTCATAAGACCTGGTGAGGGACCTGCTCTCCTGCTTATTTAGGAGCAGTGAGAGGCCAGGAACCCAGGCCTGC harbors:
- the FAM131C gene encoding protein FAM131C, whose product is MGSCVSRDLFTSAHKDCPMPQGTGPLNPDLPSSHPPAVAPDHVTGKDKQMDFCWDPWQRCLQTTNGYLSDSRSCSSNYNVAALATSSLVGVVQSIKDHITKPTAMARGRVAHLIEWKGWRAQRSGWEPSPAEDEHYCCLPDELREARFAAGVAEQFAITEATLSAWSSLDNEELHPENSPQDVVQLQDLENLYLQDSLLSGPSQDDSLLAFSSPGLSPDGWPSPDEPPITAADPQPPSPEQQHRRRLPRGPGPEGGAHLQGSLPSVDSISLSEEEDEVFYN